A region from the Halobacillus mangrovi genome encodes:
- a CDS encoding peroxiredoxin-like family protein — METTMRKHFEEYISKFKAATPEDVQQKMKKAIDELEQSDQGKGLDKGEKAPNFNLPDAKGTAVELYEQLEKGPVIVTFYRGGWCPYCNMELRAYQEILDEVHEAGGELMAISPENPDHSLSTSEKNELEFLVLSDVGNEVANQFNLVYQLPDYLVDIYKDKGLNVDQHNGDETWTLPVSATYVIDTDGTIVYEYTKADYKDRAEPSQVLEVLKNTK, encoded by the coding sequence ATGGAAACGACAATGCGAAAACATTTCGAAGAATACATCTCTAAGTTTAAAGCGGCTACTCCGGAAGACGTTCAGCAAAAAATGAAAAAGGCTATTGATGAATTGGAACAATCCGATCAAGGCAAAGGTCTCGATAAGGGTGAAAAAGCACCTAACTTCAATTTACCTGATGCAAAAGGAACTGCGGTTGAACTGTACGAGCAATTAGAAAAAGGCCCTGTCATTGTGACATTTTATCGTGGCGGTTGGTGCCCATACTGCAACATGGAACTTCGGGCTTACCAGGAGATCCTTGATGAAGTCCATGAAGCAGGTGGAGAACTGATGGCCATCAGTCCAGAAAACCCCGACCATTCTTTATCTACTTCAGAAAAAAATGAACTTGAGTTTCTTGTTCTAAGCGATGTCGGCAATGAAGTCGCGAACCAATTCAATCTCGTTTATCAACTTCCAGACTACCTCGTTGATATTTACAAAGACAAAGGCTTAAATGTAGATCAGCATAATGGAGATGAAACGTGGACATTACCTGTGTCAGCAACGTATGTCATCGATACAGATGGAACAATTGTCTACGAATATACGAAAGCTGATTACAAGGACCGTGCAGAACCTTCCCAGGTCTTAGAAGTGTTAAAGAATACTAAATAA
- a CDS encoding response regulator, translating into MKIKVLLVDDHLVVLRGLRFFLNTQPDIDIIGEAENGQEALRLAGELQPDVILMDLMMPEMDGVEATKRLKEKHPDMKVVVLTSYSDQDHVIPALQAGAVGYQLKDIEPDELVKTIRMAKEGQQQLHPKATSLLLTQMTGEKEKQSESNSVFKLTKREKEVLYQITLGKSNKEISADLYITEKTVKTHVSSILSKLGLHDRTQAAIYAMKNNMFQS; encoded by the coding sequence ATGAAGATTAAAGTGTTGTTGGTCGATGACCACCTTGTCGTATTAAGAGGGTTACGTTTCTTTTTAAATACTCAGCCTGATATTGACATCATCGGGGAAGCTGAAAACGGACAGGAAGCTTTGAGGCTTGCAGGTGAACTTCAGCCAGATGTCATACTCATGGACTTGATGATGCCTGAAATGGATGGGGTAGAAGCGACGAAAAGGCTGAAGGAAAAACATCCGGACATGAAGGTGGTTGTCTTAACCAGTTATTCCGATCAAGATCACGTAATCCCCGCTCTACAAGCGGGAGCTGTCGGCTATCAATTAAAAGATATTGAACCAGATGAACTAGTAAAGACCATCCGTATGGCAAAAGAAGGTCAACAGCAGCTTCATCCGAAAGCCACATCTTTGCTGTTGACACAAATGACAGGTGAGAAAGAGAAACAATCAGAGTCCAATTCCGTATTCAAGCTTACAAAAAGGGAAAAAGAAGTCCTTTACCAAATTACGTTAGGGAAAAGCAATAAAGAAATTTCTGCTGATCTCTACATAACAGAAAAAACGGTCAAAACCCATGTAAGCAGTATTCTTAGTAAGCTCGGTCTCCACGACAGGACGCAGGCGGCCATTTATGCTATGAAAAATAACATGTTTCAGTCGTAG
- the eutH gene encoding ethanolamine utilization protein EutH: MWLNDAILILMCVFMVLGALDYYVLHHRLSLGWRFYEAFSMMGPLALSMVGIISLAPVLSRWVAPVIAPVYNSFGADPSMFASMILAIDMGAYPLANSLAQTEEAAVFSWAFLGTMMGPTLVFTIPVALTVIQKSDRRYFAQGILIGLMTIPVGCLVGGFIAGYEWIWMIKNLLPTILVSAFIALGLWLFSNATIQLFAYFGKVVELIIITGLAAIIIETLTDFTVIPGMAPLSEGVTIVGRITVTLAGAYPLVGFINQRGEKYFAKWSKKLGVNGTAMTGLIASIAHHLPMLATMKDMDDRGKVVNAAFAVSGAFLVGSHFAFVAGVEKDMILPVLIGKLTAGLLAIGLALVFTKESKQMIL; encoded by the coding sequence ATGTGGTTGAATGATGCAATTTTAATTCTTATGTGCGTCTTTATGGTGCTGGGGGCATTGGACTATTATGTGCTACATCATCGTCTTTCATTAGGTTGGCGTTTCTATGAAGCTTTCTCAATGATGGGACCGCTTGCCCTGTCAATGGTTGGGATCATTTCGCTTGCTCCTGTATTGTCCAGGTGGGTCGCACCAGTCATTGCCCCTGTTTATAATAGTTTCGGAGCCGATCCATCCATGTTTGCCTCTATGATTCTTGCGATTGATATGGGGGCATATCCATTAGCCAATTCTCTTGCACAAACGGAGGAAGCGGCTGTTTTCTCATGGGCTTTTTTAGGCACGATGATGGGACCGACGCTCGTCTTCACTATACCTGTGGCCTTGACCGTTATTCAAAAGAGCGATCGTCGATATTTCGCACAAGGCATTCTCATCGGCTTGATGACCATACCGGTTGGCTGTCTCGTTGGGGGATTTATTGCGGGATATGAGTGGATATGGATGATAAAAAATCTGCTTCCAACCATTTTAGTCTCTGCATTTATCGCTTTAGGACTATGGCTGTTTTCGAATGCGACGATCCAGTTATTTGCATATTTCGGAAAAGTCGTAGAGCTCATAATCATTACTGGGCTTGCTGCCATTATCATTGAGACGCTTACTGATTTTACCGTGATTCCTGGTATGGCGCCATTATCTGAAGGGGTGACGATCGTAGGAAGAATTACGGTTACCCTGGCAGGTGCGTATCCATTGGTCGGGTTCATCAATCAGCGAGGAGAAAAGTACTTTGCGAAGTGGAGTAAGAAGCTAGGGGTGAATGGAACAGCGATGACAGGACTTATCGCTTCCATCGCTCACCACTTACCGATGCTTGCAACAATGAAGGATATGGATGATAGGGGAAAAGTTGTGAACGCCGCGTTTGCTGTCAGCGGTGCGTTTTTAGTAGGAAGCCACTTTGCATTTGTAGCTGGGGTAGAGAAGGATATGATCCTGCCAGTTTTAATCGGAAAACTGACAGCAGGGCTTCTTGCCATCGGATTAGCCTTAGTGTTTACAAAAGAGTCTAAGCAGATGATTTTATGA
- a CDS encoding DUF2651 family protein: MVGLIQLVLFLFPAASIVLGFLGFFAFKDLWVMPLIVALVSITLMFTVFNTTFFMWVWIYTILTFSSGLAAKAIRLLFGR, encoded by the coding sequence ATGGTAGGTTTAATTCAGCTCGTTCTCTTTTTATTTCCTGCTGCATCGATCGTTTTAGGGTTTTTAGGGTTTTTTGCATTCAAGGATTTGTGGGTGATGCCTTTGATCGTTGCTCTTGTATCTATTACCCTCATGTTCACCGTCTTTAACACAACCTTTTTTATGTGGGTATGGATCTATACGATTCTGACTTTCAGTTCAGGGCTGGCAGCAAAGGCTATACGCCTTTTGTTTGGACGTTGA
- a CDS encoding DUF1835 domain-containing protein yields the protein MIHIVNGDEVGKKLNVEGDMIVWREMYDMGPLHCSWNSEEMISRRAAFFEEKLEIPSPLFIRNCRNQEMKLEGIPEGSEICLWMEHDRYDQTMLMYLLHKLADKNVSLYMVTIDRYPGIEPFYGLGQLDSKQLSDLFVYRQQLSSDQLVEAQSGWKAYTSKNNQDVFQWLNDEEHPLPFLKQAMETHLDYFPSAEKGLNKVEHLMLELLKEKVMTFRDLFHRVSEYRVNDGLSDLHTAALLKEMCTGNPPLLSVEGALPDFENAEANPRLFMTPEGKDVLANKQDRLELVGIDWWAGGVRLYKSRH from the coding sequence ATGATTCATATTGTCAATGGAGATGAAGTGGGCAAGAAGTTAAATGTCGAAGGAGACATGATCGTTTGGAGAGAAATGTATGACATGGGTCCGCTTCACTGCTCCTGGAATAGTGAAGAAATGATCAGTCGAAGAGCTGCTTTTTTCGAAGAGAAATTAGAAATTCCATCGCCTTTGTTCATACGAAATTGCCGTAATCAAGAAATGAAATTGGAAGGCATTCCCGAAGGGTCAGAGATCTGTCTGTGGATGGAACACGACCGCTACGATCAGACCATGCTCATGTATCTTTTACATAAACTCGCAGATAAAAATGTTTCCCTATACATGGTGACTATAGACAGGTACCCTGGTATTGAACCGTTCTATGGATTAGGTCAATTAGATAGCAAGCAGCTATCCGATCTCTTTGTATATAGACAACAATTAAGTTCAGACCAATTAGTTGAAGCTCAATCGGGCTGGAAAGCCTATACGTCAAAGAATAACCAGGATGTTTTCCAATGGTTGAATGATGAAGAACATCCGCTTCCTTTTTTAAAGCAAGCAATGGAAACTCACCTCGATTATTTCCCTTCTGCAGAAAAGGGACTGAATAAAGTGGAGCACCTTATGCTGGAACTTCTGAAAGAAAAAGTAATGACGTTTAGAGATTTATTTCACAGGGTTTCCGAATATAGGGTGAATGACGGACTAAGTGATTTACATACCGCAGCGCTCTTAAAAGAAATGTGCACTGGTAATCCCCCTCTGTTGTCTGTAGAGGGAGCACTGCCTGATTTTGAAAATGCAGAGGCAAATCCTCGTTTATTTATGACACCTGAAGGGAAAGATGTCCTTGCCAATAAGCAGGATAGACTTGAACTCGTAGGTATTGACTGGTGGGCGGGCGGTGTTCGTCTCTATAAGAGCCGCCATTAA
- a CDS encoding ribonuclease H-like YkuK family protein, with amino-acid sequence MAKRFLFQNISHKKMDFEQVFSHILHFMKKEPLGNYRLMLGTDSQVHPDHTIFITGIVIQRVGKGAWACFRKERVKRLMTTLHERISYETSLTEEVASLFTEEKKNELIEVVLPHIYKGATFTIEGHIDIGSGERNRTRVYVNEMMARIESLGMEAKIKPDSIVASSYANRYTK; translated from the coding sequence ATGGCGAAACGATTCTTGTTCCAGAACATTTCGCATAAAAAAATGGATTTCGAACAAGTCTTTTCCCACATTCTTCATTTTATGAAAAAGGAGCCGCTGGGAAACTATCGGTTGATGTTAGGTACAGATTCACAAGTTCATCCAGATCATACGATATTTATTACAGGGATTGTCATCCAACGTGTAGGCAAAGGTGCCTGGGCCTGTTTTCGAAAAGAACGAGTGAAGCGTCTAATGACCACATTGCATGAACGAATTTCCTATGAAACTTCATTGACGGAAGAAGTAGCAAGTCTGTTTACCGAGGAAAAGAAGAATGAGTTGATTGAGGTTGTTCTTCCCCACATCTATAAAGGGGCTACGTTTACGATAGAAGGACATATTGACATAGGCTCAGGGGAAAGAAATCGGACAAGGGTATACGTCAATGAAATGATGGCGCGGATTGAATCTCTAGGTATGGAAGCGAAAATTAAACCAGACTCCATCGTAGCAAGCAGCTATGCCAACCGTTATACAAAATAA
- a CDS encoding Na+/H+ antiporter NhaC family protein, protein MAHHENNEVIDEALGEKSIQRLEFRGGVFAATIPLVFFIVWAITLSVTELVTEESLVLGMVIGVALGLFFCKSKWADYAQSLISGMAQPVGVVAVIAWFWAGMFAKLLSAGGLVDGLIWVGFQTGLEGGAFVGITFLLSALFATAVGTGYGTVATFGILMYPAGVILGADPVILLAAILSGAVFGDNLAPVSDTTIVSATTQEADVPGVVRSRFKYSIAAAIPALLLFIIFGGGGDEGSREVITQLQNQVSPNGLLMLAPFALVLYLALSGHHLLTSLSWGIVVSIVFIILTGTSLTEVIHIYQNDAGDAVIEGALMSGIGGYFNMAILILFILAAAHLLEVAGTMEVIKNFFLRMIKNVVRRAELSMFGIVAFLNIFITINTAAEIAAAPFVRKLGKEMKIHPYRRANFLDTVTSSLGYIFPWSGGVLLAWATIQGAAEEYEFLPVISPTEVFPFVFQGWGLLIVMFIAAWTGWGLRYSGKNGEEVKPKDHK, encoded by the coding sequence ATGGCACATCATGAAAATAACGAAGTCATTGATGAAGCATTAGGGGAAAAATCGATTCAGCGTCTTGAATTTAGAGGCGGCGTTTTTGCTGCAACGATTCCTTTAGTGTTCTTCATCGTTTGGGCCATCACATTGAGTGTGACAGAACTAGTAACCGAAGAATCACTCGTGCTTGGGATGGTAATCGGTGTCGCGCTTGGCCTGTTTTTCTGTAAATCAAAATGGGCTGATTATGCCCAGAGTTTAATATCTGGTATGGCGCAGCCGGTAGGTGTCGTGGCTGTTATCGCCTGGTTTTGGGCGGGAATGTTTGCGAAACTTTTATCCGCAGGCGGTCTTGTTGACGGATTAATCTGGGTTGGATTTCAAACAGGACTTGAAGGAGGAGCCTTTGTAGGCATTACTTTCCTTCTTTCAGCGCTATTTGCCACAGCTGTAGGAACTGGGTATGGAACGGTAGCAACCTTCGGTATCCTAATGTATCCAGCAGGAGTAATTTTAGGGGCTGATCCAGTCATCTTGTTAGCAGCCATTTTGAGTGGTGCAGTATTCGGTGATAACCTTGCGCCTGTTTCAGATACAACGATTGTTTCGGCAACGACGCAAGAAGCAGATGTCCCAGGGGTTGTACGTTCAAGATTCAAATATTCGATTGCCGCTGCCATTCCGGCTTTGCTCTTATTCATTATTTTTGGAGGCGGCGGAGACGAAGGCAGCCGTGAAGTCATCACTCAGTTGCAAAACCAAGTCTCACCGAACGGGTTACTCATGTTAGCGCCATTTGCCCTTGTCCTTTACCTGGCTCTAAGCGGGCATCACTTGCTTACGTCCCTGTCATGGGGGATTGTTGTATCCATTGTGTTCATTATACTAACGGGAACTTCTTTAACGGAAGTGATTCACATTTATCAAAATGACGCAGGTGATGCGGTGATTGAAGGAGCGTTGATGAGCGGGATTGGAGGCTACTTCAATATGGCAATCCTTATCTTGTTTATTTTAGCAGCGGCGCACCTGTTGGAAGTAGCAGGGACGATGGAAGTCATTAAGAACTTCTTTTTACGTATGATTAAGAATGTGGTCAGACGTGCAGAACTTTCCATGTTCGGAATTGTAGCCTTTTTAAATATCTTTATTACAATTAATACGGCAGCAGAAATTGCGGCCGCACCGTTCGTAAGAAAACTTGGAAAGGAGATGAAGATCCACCCGTATCGAAGAGCCAACTTCCTTGATACCGTGACATCTTCGCTTGGTTATATCTTTCCTTGGAGTGGAGGTGTCCTTCTTGCATGGGCAACCATCCAGGGAGCCGCGGAAGAATATGAATTTCTTCCAGTTATAAGTCCGACTGAAGTATTTCCTTTTGTCTTTCAAGGCTGGGGGCTTCTGATTGTCATGTTCATTGCAGCATGGACAGGCTGGGGGCTTCGTTACTCAGGCAAAAATGGAGAAGAGGTTAAACCAAAGGATCATAAGTAA
- a CDS encoding SMP-30/gluconolactonase/LRE family protein, producing MSVELIVDSKSLLGEGPSWDREKEILYWVDILQKQIHRYDPVQHENTTIEIGQIPGAIAPRENGEVVLALENGFYFYNWMSDELDPIDNPEEHLPQNRFNDGKCDPAGRFWAGTMDKEEQERSGTLYCLDDDLSVKEKITEVGISNGIAWSPDQTKMYYIDTPENQVFRYNYDRETGKISDPVSIISFEEEMGAPDGMTIDEEGMLWIAHFGGARVSRWNPDSGEKIEEIPVPALNVTCCVFGGKDMNELFITTARKGMSEEKLQEYPQAGGLFKVKTKVRGCESYPFMG from the coding sequence ATGTCTGTAGAACTCATCGTAGATTCAAAATCATTGTTAGGGGAAGGCCCCAGTTGGGATCGTGAAAAAGAAATCCTTTACTGGGTGGATATTTTACAAAAGCAGATCCACCGTTATGATCCTGTACAGCATGAAAACACAACTATCGAGATAGGACAAATCCCTGGAGCGATTGCACCAAGAGAAAATGGAGAAGTCGTGCTTGCGCTTGAGAATGGGTTTTACTTTTATAATTGGATGTCAGATGAATTGGATCCGATTGATAACCCCGAAGAACATTTGCCTCAAAACCGGTTTAACGACGGGAAGTGTGATCCAGCCGGAAGATTTTGGGCAGGGACGATGGATAAGGAAGAACAGGAGCGAAGCGGAACCCTGTATTGCCTCGATGATGACTTATCTGTGAAGGAAAAGATCACAGAGGTAGGTATTTCCAATGGGATCGCCTGGTCGCCTGATCAAACGAAGATGTATTATATTGATACACCTGAAAACCAAGTATTTCGGTATAACTATGATAGAGAGACAGGAAAAATAAGCGATCCTGTTTCAATTATTTCCTTTGAAGAAGAAATGGGTGCACCTGATGGGATGACGATTGATGAAGAAGGGATGCTGTGGATTGCTCACTTTGGCGGAGCTAGAGTTTCCAGGTGGAACCCTGATTCAGGTGAAAAAATAGAGGAAATCCCTGTTCCAGCTCTCAACGTTACATGCTGTGTGTTTGGTGGAAAAGACATGAATGAATTATTCATTACCACAGCAAGAAAAGGCATGAGTGAAGAAAAATTGCAGGAATATCCTCAAGCAGGTGGACTTTTTAAAGTTAAAACTAAAGTCCGCGGCTGTGAATCCTACCCATTTATGGGTTAG
- a CDS encoding DUF4190 domain-containing protein, whose product MNQKAITSLTLGIMSLFIPIVGLILGILGLVYANGALKSISYTSEDGKKAAVAGKICSIVGICVQVGVILLAALGSIFFFSVG is encoded by the coding sequence ATGAATCAAAAAGCGATTACATCGTTAACTCTTGGTATTATGTCTTTATTCATACCAATTGTGGGTTTAATCTTAGGAATCCTCGGTCTTGTGTATGCGAACGGAGCATTAAAATCCATCTCCTATACAAGTGAAGATGGAAAGAAAGCAGCCGTTGCCGGAAAAATCTGCAGCATTGTGGGGATTTGCGTACAAGTAGGAGTTATTTTATTGGCAGCGCTAGGTTCGATTTTCTTTTTTAGTGTTGGATAA
- the msrA gene encoding peptide-methionine (S)-S-oxide reductase MsrA gives MATAIFGAGCFWGVEAFFEKFEGVTATRVGYTGGFVENPTYEQVKSGETGHAEAIKIEYDPTIITYSELINIFFESHDPTSRNKQGIDVGHQYRSVIFYEGASQKYIAEEKINEWDEKGIFKRPIVTEVIEASTFYEAEEYHQKYFQKNGSVACGIG, from the coding sequence ATGGCAACAGCTATTTTTGGAGCAGGATGTTTCTGGGGAGTAGAAGCATTCTTTGAAAAATTTGAAGGTGTAACAGCAACTCGAGTCGGTTATACAGGTGGCTTTGTTGAGAATCCCACTTATGAACAAGTGAAATCTGGTGAAACTGGTCATGCGGAAGCAATTAAAATCGAATATGATCCAACGATTATTACGTATTCTGAACTAATCAATATCTTCTTTGAATCCCATGATCCAACATCCAGAAACAAACAAGGCATTGATGTGGGACATCAGTATCGATCTGTGATCTTCTATGAGGGTGCCAGCCAGAAATATATCGCTGAAGAAAAAATCAATGAGTGGGATGAAAAAGGTATCTTTAAACGCCCGATTGTTACAGAGGTTATAGAAGCATCCACTTTTTATGAAGCTGAAGAGTATCACCAGAAATATTTCCAAAAGAATGGTTCCGTTGCGTGCGGGATTGGCTGA
- a CDS encoding DinB family protein — translation MYGLDEKRDQVLSFVEEISLDEAKKKPSEDQWSILEVLEHLFLMEQLIVHQIEQALKRGDQQQTSDKPIHQTTNRKYKVEAPEAVQPKGQLQSLEDAKEGLKKTREATLFLIHNKDTETLKNRVFPHPAFGDMNLAQWIEFIGWHEIRHLDQMKEVKAQLNQ, via the coding sequence ATGTACGGATTAGATGAAAAAAGAGATCAAGTTTTAAGCTTTGTTGAAGAGATTTCACTTGATGAGGCGAAGAAAAAACCCTCCGAGGATCAATGGTCGATTTTAGAAGTGCTTGAACATTTATTTTTAATGGAGCAGCTTATTGTTCATCAAATTGAACAGGCACTTAAGAGAGGAGATCAGCAGCAAACTTCTGATAAGCCGATTCATCAAACTACAAACAGGAAATACAAAGTGGAGGCGCCTGAAGCTGTCCAGCCCAAAGGTCAATTGCAGAGCCTTGAGGATGCGAAAGAAGGTCTGAAGAAAACACGTGAAGCTACTCTGTTTCTTATACATAACAAAGATACAGAGACATTAAAGAACCGGGTCTTCCCTCACCCCGCATTCGGCGATATGAATCTTGCTCAATGGATTGAATTTATAGGTTGGCATGAAATTCGTCACCTTGACCAAATGAAAGAAGTCAAAGCACAACTGAATCAATAA
- a CDS encoding NADPH-dependent FMN reductase yields the protein MNIVVISGTPRRTGKTRIAARLVAEQLGADLIDLSELHLPLFNGEKEQDEWPEVQQLRQKTEWADAFVWLSPEYHNGISASLKNALEFLDGDTFRHKPILLLAVAGGGKGGINTLNQMRTVARGLYALVIPEQFVFDPDCFTEIGGLSEEAYEQISRILSEFNRYLFIKS from the coding sequence ATGAACATCGTAGTCATAAGTGGGACACCGAGAAGAACGGGGAAAACAAGAATTGCGGCACGTCTCGTTGCAGAACAACTAGGAGCCGACCTGATCGACTTGAGTGAACTTCACTTACCTTTATTCAATGGAGAAAAGGAACAGGATGAATGGCCTGAAGTACAGCAATTACGCCAAAAAACCGAGTGGGCGGATGCATTTGTTTGGCTTTCTCCTGAATATCATAATGGTATAAGTGCATCATTAAAAAACGCGTTGGAATTCCTGGACGGTGATACATTCCGGCACAAACCAATATTATTACTTGCGGTTGCTGGCGGTGGAAAAGGCGGCATCAATACTCTCAACCAAATGCGAACAGTGGCAAGAGGTCTCTATGCGTTGGTTATCCCGGAACAATTTGTGTTTGACCCTGATTGTTTTACAGAAATAGGCGGATTATCTGAGGAAGCGTATGAACAAATAAGCAGGATTTTAAGTGAATTTAATCGTTATTTATTCATTAAAAGCTAG
- a CDS encoding GAF domain-containing sensor histidine kinase: MSYENDQEMNTLKIIAETLNRSNDLEQMLQTVLEKLLKLTKLETGWIFLVGDKPHYRFVADVRLPPALSWEEKKPMCAGSCSCLNRYWKGDLVDPINIIECKRLDDAVQYDWGDTKGITHHATVPLSAGEERFGILNVASPGKEHFTREELTLLQSVAYQIGTAVKRTKLFHAQQKRAESFANLNELTRLIWKASTLTSLTDVVVQKSKEKFPWPNFGFYTKGGSGLQLRSSSSNLFPSPLPDHIPIEEVNEITSCFQQQKPLLTKLHSHIVEGSSSIAAPITMKDEHIGVLFAATSDPEALSESDLEVLQALAAHISLAFESIRLQEQRGEMLLYEERKRLARDLHDSVNQKLFSLSLLARGAREVISKDFPSLTEPLEEMLSLSQGSLKEMRSLIWQLRPVGVEEGLVTAIHKYAEHLGLTVNFDVSEVPDFPRTIEEALWRIAQESLNNVSKHASVQFVDITLQESEDGVTMIIRDTGKGFERLARETGKRSLGLTSMRERAELIGGSLQVESRSGEGTRIKVILPWNKKENVHED, encoded by the coding sequence ATGTCTTACGAAAACGACCAGGAAATGAATACGTTAAAAATAATAGCGGAAACTTTAAATCGTTCCAATGACCTTGAGCAGATGCTGCAAACGGTATTAGAGAAGCTCTTGAAACTTACCAAACTGGAGACCGGCTGGATATTTCTTGTTGGTGACAAACCTCATTACCGATTTGTGGCCGACGTCCGTTTACCGCCTGCGTTGTCATGGGAAGAGAAAAAGCCGATGTGTGCGGGGAGCTGTTCTTGCTTAAACAGATATTGGAAGGGAGATTTGGTGGACCCAATTAATATTATTGAATGTAAGCGACTGGATGACGCTGTGCAATATGACTGGGGAGATACGAAAGGAATTACCCATCATGCGACTGTTCCTCTGTCAGCAGGAGAAGAGCGGTTTGGAATCTTGAATGTTGCCTCCCCAGGAAAAGAACATTTTACTAGGGAAGAATTAACGTTGCTGCAATCAGTCGCTTATCAAATTGGTACCGCGGTAAAACGGACGAAGCTCTTTCACGCTCAGCAAAAGCGTGCAGAAAGTTTTGCGAATCTAAATGAATTGACCAGGCTTATATGGAAGGCGTCCACATTAACTTCTCTTACCGATGTAGTGGTTCAAAAAAGCAAAGAAAAATTCCCATGGCCGAATTTTGGTTTCTATACAAAAGGTGGGAGCGGATTACAGTTAAGATCTTCGAGCTCTAATCTTTTTCCAAGCCCTCTGCCTGATCACATTCCTATAGAAGAAGTAAACGAAATTACTTCTTGTTTCCAACAGCAAAAACCACTTTTGACAAAGCTCCATTCACATATCGTAGAAGGATCTTCATCCATCGCTGCCCCGATTACCATGAAGGATGAACATATTGGAGTTTTATTTGCAGCCACTTCTGATCCAGAAGCGCTGAGTGAAAGTGATTTGGAAGTGCTGCAAGCCCTGGCAGCTCATATTTCACTGGCTTTTGAAAGTATACGTCTGCAGGAACAGCGTGGAGAAATGCTGCTTTATGAAGAACGGAAACGTCTAGCCAGGGATCTTCATGATTCCGTTAATCAAAAGTTGTTTTCTCTTTCTTTGCTTGCTCGGGGGGCAAGAGAAGTAATCTCAAAGGATTTCCCTTCCCTTACAGAGCCTTTAGAAGAAATGCTCTCCTTATCCCAGGGATCGCTCAAAGAGATGAGATCTTTGATTTGGCAGCTTCGTCCCGTGGGTGTAGAGGAGGGGCTAGTAACGGCTATTCATAAGTACGCTGAACATCTAGGATTGACCGTGAATTTTGATGTTTCAGAGGTGCCCGACTTTCCGCGTACCATTGAAGAAGCTCTGTGGCGTATAGCTCAAGAGTCTTTAAATAACGTGAGCAAGCATGCAAGTGTCCAATTCGTTGATATAACATTGCAGGAAAGTGAAGATGGGGTGACGATGATCATAAGAGATACAGGAAAAGGTTTTGAGCGTCTTGCTCGCGAAACCGGAAAGCGTTCCTTAGGACTAACTAGCATGAGAGAACGGGCAGAGTTAATCGGAGGATCTTTACAGGTGGAGAGCAGGTCTGGGGAAGGAACACGGATAAAGGTGATTTTGCCTTGGAACAAAAAGGAGAATGTTCATGAAGATTAA
- a CDS encoding PadR family transcriptional regulator: protein MAKLLNSLITEMRRGALTLAVLSQLDSPQYGYSLVQRLEASGLVIDQSTLYPLLRRLEKQELVTSTWDTTESRPRKYYMLSEYGEEIFAQLKVEWEKTSQELHNLLRGEKNDGSD, encoded by the coding sequence TTGGCTAAATTATTGAACTCGTTGATTACAGAAATGCGGAGAGGAGCACTGACGTTAGCCGTTTTGAGCCAGTTAGACTCTCCTCAGTACGGATATTCTCTGGTACAGCGTCTAGAAGCATCCGGTCTCGTGATCGACCAGAGTACCTTATATCCCTTACTACGCCGTCTTGAAAAACAAGAATTGGTGACGAGTACATGGGATACGACAGAAAGCCGTCCCAGAAAGTATTACATGCTGAGTGAATATGGAGAGGAAATTTTTGCCCAGTTGAAGGTAGAGTGGGAAAAAACATCACAAGAGCTTCATAACTTACTAAGGGGAGAGAAAAATGATGGATCTGATTAA